The following are encoded in a window of Bacillota bacterium genomic DNA:
- a CDS encoding DUF1858 domain-containing protein, which produces MRITKETSIFDALQSHPQARDVFAEFGMDCLGCMGVGESIESGARMHGVDVDLLVERLNQLLLDTE; this is translated from the coding sequence ATGCGTATAACCAAGGAAACCTCTATCTTTGATGCACTGCAGTCGCACCCGCAGGCCAGGGACGTCTTTGCGGAGTTCGGAATGGACTGTCTAGGTTGTATGGGAGTGGGGGAAAGTATAGAAAGCGGTGCGCGGATGCACGGTGTTGATGTTGATCTGTTAGTGGAACGTTTGAATCAGTTGCTACTTGACACCGAGTAA
- a CDS encoding Asp23/Gls24 family envelope stress response protein: protein MNASFSTGLGQVYVNEQVIRAVAGRAATECYGIVGMSSKTVQDGIAELLGFEQVDRGVGIKVDQDQVTVDLHIIVQYGVRISEVANNVRSKVKYAIETLLGLKVACVNIHVEGVHVTKAETLG, encoded by the coding sequence GTGAATGCTTCTTTTAGCACAGGACTTGGCCAAGTGTATGTTAACGAACAAGTGATCAGGGCCGTCGCCGGAAGAGCGGCCACAGAATGCTATGGTATCGTGGGCATGTCTTCGAAGACTGTGCAGGATGGCATAGCGGAACTTTTGGGTTTCGAACAAGTGGACCGAGGAGTGGGCATCAAGGTCGACCAGGATCAAGTCACCGTTGATCTGCATATCATTGTGCAATATGGTGTTCGGATTTCCGAGGTGGCCAACAATGTACGCTCTAAGGTGAAGTATGCCATTGAAACCTTGCTAGGCCTTAAGGTTGCTTGTGTGAACATTCATGTGGAAGGTGTGCACGTGACCAAAGCGGAGACACTGGGCTAA
- a CDS encoding DAK2 domain-containing protein has protein sequence MEGKLTGKQFRKLLYAAILALSERKDEVDALNVFPVPDGDTGTNMFLTLYAAGLEVEKARTDVLFEVAQIAARGALMGARGNSGVILSQLIRGFANGLGRKLEADSNDLALALISASRQAQQAVMKPVEGTMLTVARTMAQEARKAAKTGSVFEFLKATCRTAEEALAKTPEQLPVLKQAGVVDAGGAGLVVIWQGALSAWDREDDLDLRSLENMAPRSEPTTAAPGVPAVKEEEISGGKYCTELLLFGQGMDEKRVRKVLSEYGDSVLVVGDGKALKIHIHTDYPGKVLNYCGLLGDMRSIKIDNMLEQNQQFVHQGNGVLPQKRTGVVAVAVGEGFEELFRSLGVDVIVTGGQTMNPSTEDLVEAVNRVEAESVIILPNNKNIIATAKQVVDLVDKTVKVVPSRTVPQGIISMVNFDPAEDVNQNLQNLEAVIPGIKNGEVTYAIRSLEVDGFSVKENDIIGLWNGKLSAVSSDVNETLLKLVEQMVEEDDEILSLYYGSDVTQEQAEEACARIEELYPDLEVELYYGGQPLYYYLLAIE, from the coding sequence GTGGAAGGGAAACTTACCGGTAAGCAGTTTCGCAAGCTGCTTTATGCGGCGATTCTTGCGCTTTCGGAACGGAAAGATGAAGTAGATGCGTTAAACGTGTTTCCTGTCCCCGACGGGGACACGGGCACTAACATGTTTTTGACCCTCTATGCCGCGGGTTTGGAAGTGGAAAAGGCCCGTACCGACGTCCTTTTCGAGGTGGCTCAGATTGCCGCCCGGGGAGCCCTGATGGGGGCGCGGGGTAACTCGGGAGTGATCCTCAGCCAGCTGATCCGGGGATTTGCCAATGGATTGGGCCGAAAGCTCGAGGCGGATTCCAACGATCTGGCCCTGGCTTTAATCTCTGCCTCCCGACAGGCTCAGCAAGCGGTGATGAAGCCGGTGGAAGGGACCATGTTGACCGTGGCCAGAACGATGGCCCAGGAGGCAAGGAAAGCCGCCAAGACCGGCAGTGTTTTTGAATTCCTGAAGGCTACCTGTCGCACTGCCGAAGAGGCCCTGGCTAAGACCCCCGAACAGTTGCCGGTGTTGAAACAGGCCGGCGTGGTGGACGCGGGGGGCGCGGGTTTGGTGGTGATTTGGCAGGGGGCTTTGTCTGCCTGGGATCGGGAGGATGACCTGGACTTGCGTAGTCTGGAGAATATGGCCCCCCGCAGTGAGCCCACCACGGCGGCACCGGGAGTGCCCGCGGTAAAAGAGGAAGAGATCTCCGGTGGCAAGTATTGTACAGAGTTGTTGCTTTTCGGCCAGGGGATGGACGAGAAGCGGGTTCGGAAGGTCCTTTCGGAATATGGTGACTCGGTTCTAGTGGTGGGTGATGGTAAGGCCTTGAAGATCCACATCCATACCGATTACCCCGGTAAGGTTTTAAACTACTGCGGTCTGTTGGGGGATATGCGTTCCATCAAGATCGACAACATGCTGGAGCAAAACCAACAGTTCGTCCATCAGGGCAACGGTGTCCTGCCCCAGAAACGTACCGGCGTGGTGGCGGTGGCGGTGGGCGAAGGTTTCGAGGAGCTGTTCCGCAGTCTGGGTGTGGACGTAATCGTCACCGGTGGTCAGACCATGAATCCCTCCACCGAGGATCTGGTGGAGGCGGTGAACCGGGTGGAGGCGGAATCGGTCATCATTCTTCCCAATAACAAGAACATCATTGCCACTGCCAAACAGGTGGTAGACCTGGTGGATAAGACGGTGAAGGTGGTACCCAGTCGCACTGTTCCCCAAGGTATCATAAGTATGGTTAATTTTGATCCGGCGGAGGATGTAAATCAGAACCTGCAGAACCTGGAGGCGGTGATCCCCGGGATCAAGAATGGAGAGGTTACCTACGCCATCCGCAGTCTAGAAGTGGACGGTTTCTCGGTGAAGGAGAATGATATCATCGGGCTATGGAATGGTAAACTCAGCGCCGTAAGCTCCGATGTTAACGAAACTCTGCTTAAGTTGGTGGAGCAGATGGTGGAGGAGGACGATGAGATCCTGAGCCTGTATTACGGCAGTGACGTCACCCAGGAGCAGGCGGAGGAGGCCTGTGCCCGGATCGAGGAGCTTTACCCGGATCTTGAAGTGGAATTATACTATGGAGGACAACCCCTGTATTATTACCTGCTTGCCATTGAGTAA
- a CDS encoding DegV family protein: protein MAIRIFTDSSADLPRELMEKYQIVAVPLKIRFGDEEYRDGVDLTVPQFYEKLLSSPVMPSTSQPSPGDFVEAYTAHSEPGDTIISIQLSSELSGTYQSANLAASMVEDREVVVVDGRQASSGTGMLVLAAAEAAAQGKGKDEIVEMVQRITNNMTVYFIVGTLEYLHKNGRIGKAASLVGSMLKIKPILRIAEGIVQPHAKARGTKRAVNQMIQEVAGEMAQFQKEPVVFVVYTNDEKGAKDLAAQLVEETRCPEPTISQVGPVIGSHTGPDTFGILVYDSALLD, encoded by the coding sequence ATGGCCATCCGCATATTTACCGACAGTTCAGCGGATCTTCCCCGGGAACTAATGGAAAAGTACCAGATCGTCGCGGTACCCTTGAAGATCCGCTTTGGCGATGAGGAATATCGGGACGGGGTGGATCTAACGGTCCCGCAGTTTTACGAGAAGTTGTTGAGTAGTCCCGTGATGCCCTCCACATCCCAGCCTTCCCCGGGGGATTTCGTCGAGGCCTACACTGCCCACAGCGAGCCGGGGGACACTATTATCTCCATTCAGTTATCCAGTGAGCTGAGTGGTACCTACCAGTCGGCTAATCTTGCCGCGTCGATGGTGGAAGACCGGGAGGTCGTGGTGGTGGACGGCCGGCAGGCTTCCAGCGGCACTGGGATGCTGGTTTTGGCTGCGGCGGAAGCAGCGGCCCAGGGAAAGGGCAAAGACGAGATCGTGGAGATGGTCCAGCGGATCACCAACAACATGACAGTATATTTCATCGTGGGGACCTTGGAGTATCTTCACAAGAATGGGCGCATTGGGAAGGCGGCGAGCCTAGTGGGCAGCATGTTGAAGATTAAGCCCATTTTGCGCATCGCCGAAGGCATCGTGCAGCCCCACGCCAAGGCCCGGGGGACCAAGCGAGCCGTCAATCAGATGATCCAGGAAGTGGCTGGAGAAATGGCCCAGTTCCAGAAGGAACCGGTGGTCTTCGTGGTATACACCAACGATGAAAAGGGCGCCAAGGATTTGGCGGCCCAGTTGGTGGAGGAGACCCGTTGTCCTGAACCCACCATCTCCCAGGTGGGACCGGTTATCGGTAGTCATACGGGTCCCGATACCTTTGGGATCCTGGTTTACGATTCGGCGTTGTTGGATTAG
- the rsmD gene encoding 16S rRNA (guanine(966)-N(2))-methyltransferase RsmD: MRIIGGSLKGRTVKSPKGTGTRPTTDRVREAIFNIIAPYIPDCVFLDLFAGSGAIGIEALSRGARQVVFVEKSRRAALGIKGSLAELGLVAQAEVITGDVWTWIPKLAGFDLVFADPPFDQGHVPRLLEAVRTSGVLKPGGLLVIEHSQRESPGGDLPGLALFRQRKYGSTKVSVFGKEEKES; encoded by the coding sequence TTGCGCATCATCGGAGGTTCACTGAAGGGCCGCACAGTCAAAAGCCCGAAGGGGACAGGCACCCGTCCCACCACGGATCGGGTGCGGGAAGCGATTTTCAACATCATCGCCCCCTATATCCCCGACTGTGTTTTTCTTGACCTTTTCGCCGGATCCGGGGCCATCGGGATCGAGGCCCTGAGTCGGGGGGCGAGGCAGGTGGTCTTCGTGGAGAAATCCCGGCGGGCGGCCTTGGGGATCAAAGGCAGCCTGGCGGAATTGGGGCTAGTGGCCCAGGCGGAAGTGATTACCGGTGATGTGTGGACCTGGATCCCGAAACTGGCGGGTTTTGACCTGGTTTTTGCCGATCCCCCCTTCGATCAGGGTCATGTGCCGCGGCTTTTGGAAGCGGTCCGGACCAGTGGGGTGTTAAAGCCCGGCGGTTTACTCGTCATTGAACATAGTCAAAGGGAGTCACCCGGCGGGGATCTGCCGGGTCTGGCCTTGTTCCGGCAGCGGAAGTATGGTTCCACTAAGGTGTCGGTGTTTGGAAAAGAGGAGAAGGAATCATGA
- the coaD gene encoding pantetheine-phosphate adenylyltransferase — protein MMRVAICPGSFDPVTYGHLDVIRRATKIFDQVYVTILNNPAKRTLFTVEERLEFLRRATADLGNITCEYFDGLLVDYARQKNAVAMVRGLRAVSDFEAEFKMASMNRNLNPDVETVFMMTSGEYAFLSSSIVREVASYGGDVSNWVPSYVAEALKVKLRERRQEERDRQS, from the coding sequence ATCATGAGAGTGGCAATCTGTCCTGGGAGTTTTGACCCAGTAACCTATGGACACTTGGATGTAATTCGGCGGGCGACGAAGATCTTCGACCAAGTCTACGTAACGATCTTGAATAACCCGGCCAAGAGGACCCTTTTTACGGTGGAGGAACGATTGGAGTTTTTGCGTAGGGCGACAGCGGACTTGGGAAACATCACCTGCGAGTATTTCGATGGGCTGTTGGTGGACTATGCCCGCCAAAAGAATGCGGTGGCCATGGTGCGGGGACTGCGGGCCGTGTCGGATTTTGAAGCCGAGTTCAAGATGGCTTCGATGAATCGGAATCTCAATCCCGATGTGGAGACAGTCTTCATGATGACCAGTGGGGAATATGCCTTTTTGTCTTCCAGTATCGTGCGGGAAGTGGCTAGTTACGGCGGTGATGTAAGCAATTGGGTGCCCAGCTACGTGGCCGAGGCACTGAAGGTCAAGTTGCGCGAACGCAGACAAGAAGAGAGGGACCGCCAGTCATGA
- the ylbJ gene encoding sporulation integral membrane protein YlbJ, with protein MKSLRRKKLTAYGMALVAIILTIFVIRYPEAAFQASFSGLELWATVVLPALLPFFALTEILMGLGVVHFMGVLLEPLMRPLFAVPGTGGFAMAMGLASGYPIGAKLTGRLRRENLCSQAEAERLVTISNTASPLFVTGAVAVGMLGMPQLGIILLLAHYLSMIMVGFIMRFHGPKDERPPKNLRKENIFARGLRELYRARTADGRSFGQLLGDAVKDAFSSAFFVGGCIVIFSVLLRILSLMGVVDLLGTILTFILRPLGFNESIIPALVSGTFEVTIGSRMASQAAASLIERITAISAIIAWGGLSVHAQVASMLYGTDVRLYPFMIARGIHSILAVITTLFLLGPGLPLVSRLLVVPTVTQDTSFALHPLSRLLTATGQACWFLLIPLGLILLALGLKGFSFVWFRVRMPRD; from the coding sequence ATGAAATCATTGCGTCGGAAAAAACTGACCGCCTATGGCATGGCGCTGGTGGCGATCATCTTGACCATCTTTGTGATCCGCTACCCGGAAGCTGCCTTCCAAGCTTCCTTTTCAGGATTAGAGCTTTGGGCCACGGTGGTCCTGCCGGCCCTGTTGCCCTTCTTTGCCTTGACCGAGATCTTGATGGGACTGGGTGTCGTCCATTTCATGGGCGTCTTGTTGGAGCCCCTCATGCGGCCCCTCTTTGCCGTCCCCGGCACTGGAGGTTTTGCCATGGCCATGGGTCTAGCCTCGGGATACCCCATCGGGGCTAAGCTCACCGGCCGCCTCCGCCGGGAAAACCTCTGTTCCCAAGCGGAAGCAGAACGGTTGGTAACCATCTCCAATACCGCCTCCCCCCTGTTTGTTACCGGGGCCGTCGCGGTGGGCATGTTGGGTATGCCGCAATTGGGGATCATTCTGCTCCTTGCCCATTACTTGTCAATGATCATGGTGGGCTTCATCATGCGTTTTCATGGTCCTAAGGATGAAAGGCCCCCTAAGAATCTACGGAAAGAAAACATCTTCGCCCGGGGCCTGCGTGAACTGTACCGGGCCAGGACCGCGGATGGCCGGTCCTTCGGTCAACTTTTGGGGGATGCTGTCAAAGACGCCTTCTCCTCGGCCTTTTTCGTTGGCGGTTGCATTGTAATCTTCTCCGTGCTCCTGCGGATCCTCTCCCTGATGGGAGTGGTGGACCTTCTCGGCACCATCTTAACCTTTATCCTGCGCCCCCTCGGGTTCAACGAGAGCATTATTCCCGCCCTGGTCAGTGGTACCTTTGAGGTGACCATCGGTTCCCGGATGGCAAGCCAAGCTGCCGCCTCCCTCATCGAGCGGATTACGGCCATCAGTGCCATCATTGCCTGGGGTGGTCTTTCGGTCCACGCCCAGGTGGCCAGCATGCTCTACGGGACCGATGTCCGCCTGTATCCCTTCATGATCGCCCGGGGGATCCACAGCATCCTGGCGGTGATTACCACTCTCTTCTTACTGGGTCCGGGGCTTCCGCTGGTCAGCAGGTTGTTGGTGGTACCCACCGTCACCCAGGATACCAGTTTTGCCCTCCACCCCTTGAGCCGCCTGCTGACCGCAACGGGTCAGGCCTGTTGGTTCCTCCTCATCCCCTTGGGATTAATCCTGTTGGCTTTGGGGTTAAAGGGGTTCTCCTTCGTCTGGTTCCGGGTTAGGATGCCTAGGGATTAA
- a CDS encoding patatin family protein: protein MGGQRKKLGLALGSGSCRGLAHIGVLQVLVENQVPIDYIAGCSMGALVGVLHASTLDPHLLAKLADSLRMEHLLDMRVPRQGFIRGERILTMLRLLTKQKKLEELELPVWVVATDIQTGELVILKEGSAADAVRASISIPGIFVPHRVGGRLLVDGAVLERLPSQIVRDMGADVVVAVNVSPTFHSVTAQNPTRTLVDIIAQTTEIMGKELFKMKINPADLILLPPVWDIGPAELERAAEAIDAGRQAALQALPAIKELLAT from the coding sequence ATGGGCGGGCAACGCAAGAAGTTGGGTTTAGCTTTGGGTTCCGGCTCTTGCCGGGGGCTGGCTCATATCGGTGTACTGCAGGTTTTGGTGGAAAACCAGGTCCCCATTGACTATATCGCCGGTTGCAGCATGGGAGCGTTGGTGGGGGTCCTCCATGCTTCTACCTTAGATCCCCACCTACTGGCGAAGCTGGCCGACAGCTTGCGAATGGAGCATTTGTTGGACATGCGGGTGCCGCGGCAAGGGTTTATCCGGGGTGAGCGGATTCTGACTATGCTGCGCTTGTTGACCAAACAGAAGAAACTGGAGGAGCTGGAACTTCCCGTTTGGGTGGTGGCCACGGATATTCAGACCGGGGAGCTGGTGATCTTGAAAGAGGGCAGTGCCGCGGATGCGGTGCGGGCAAGTATCTCCATCCCTGGGATCTTCGTCCCCCATCGGGTGGGTGGTCGGCTTTTGGTGGATGGGGCAGTTCTGGAGCGATTGCCCTCCCAGATAGTCCGGGATATGGGGGCCGATGTGGTGGTGGCGGTCAACGTCAGTCCCACTTTCCACAGTGTCACCGCCCAGAACCCCACCCGCACCCTGGTGGATATTATCGCCCAGACTACGGAGATCATGGGAAAGGAATTGTTCAAGATGAAGATTAACCCTGCGGACCTGATCCTGTTGCCACCGGTTTGGGATATTGGTCCGGCGGAGTTAGAGCGGGCGGCGGAAGCCATTGACGCAGGACGTCAGGCTGCTCTGCAGGCCTTGCCCGCCATTAAAGAGCTATTGGCAACCTAG
- a CDS encoding LysM peptidoglycan-binding domain-containing protein, giving the protein MRKLISVILTIFLLCPGGATGKAAGEYAENVLVQHWLITLGYLDGVPTGTIDERTTQAIESFQQERGLQVSGEINEQTRFLLRTMATPGQSIIHRVKERESMWDISRMYGMTVAALAEINGIKNPSLIRIGQELVIPANIPVDSDQILLATFEELDSLIPHGSTFVLVDAQRELAVNLVRYHGHFHIDAEPLTAEDTETLKDIYDGKWEDYPRPGWLLIDGKRYAVGYSGFPRGSFSIYDNGFAGHLCIHPLGGKSHATGAIDQGFQRAVLRACGYEVP; this is encoded by the coding sequence ATGCGCAAATTAATATCGGTTATCCTCACCATCTTCCTGCTTTGCCCCGGGGGTGCTACCGGCAAAGCGGCGGGGGAGTACGCGGAAAATGTCTTGGTCCAGCATTGGTTGATCACCCTGGGCTATCTGGACGGCGTCCCCACGGGCACCATTGATGAGCGGACCACCCAGGCCATCGAAAGTTTCCAACAGGAGCGGGGGCTGCAGGTCAGCGGAGAGATTAATGAGCAAACCCGGTTTCTGCTACGAACCATGGCCACACCAGGTCAATCTATTATCCACCGGGTCAAGGAACGGGAGAGTATGTGGGATATTTCCCGGATGTATGGGATGACTGTTGCCGCCCTTGCGGAGATCAACGGGATCAAGAACCCATCTTTGATCCGTATCGGTCAGGAGTTGGTGATCCCCGCAAACATCCCGGTGGACTCCGACCAGATCCTCCTAGCTACCTTCGAGGAACTGGATTCTCTAATTCCCCACGGCAGCACCTTTGTGCTGGTGGATGCCCAAAGGGAACTGGCGGTGAACCTGGTGCGTTATCACGGGCATTTTCATATCGATGCGGAGCCTTTGACCGCGGAGGATACGGAAACCCTAAAGGACATCTACGACGGCAAATGGGAAGATTACCCCCGGCCCGGATGGTTGCTCATTGACGGCAAAAGATATGCCGTCGGATACTCGGGTTTTCCGCGGGGCAGCTTTTCCATCTATGACAATGGCTTTGCAGGCCACCTATGCATACACCCGCTGGGCGGCAAGTCCCACGCCACCGGTGCCATTGACCAAGGATTTCAACGGGCGGTGCTCAGGGCCTGTGGCTATGAAGTACCCTAA